One genomic segment of Erysipelotrichaceae bacterium 66202529 includes these proteins:
- a CDS encoding N(4)-(beta-N-acetylglucosaminyl)-L-asparaginase gives MKETMIATWKMAYDGIHKGMQALHEQGIQEAIVTAIQDVEQREEFVSVGKGGLPNIEGHVQLDAAYMDGSTLNFGGVIEVENISSAIEVAASLCGKHCNCLLAGSGAEAYAQTNGFAFANNLTKASKKRYEKAKKDVDLKAYDGHDTVCVLAGKGNDMAAGVSTSGLFLKHAGRVGDSPIIGSGFYSDAMAGSAAATGLGEDIMRGCLSIRVVDQMRCGVAVQDALIQVLDAHMQRMKQAGNHCDAISMIAMDVHGNCAAVTNLKEFPYVVAQDGKVTLMVAAYEDGIHRCFPADAAWLKQYQGD, from the coding sequence ATGAAAGAAACGATGATTGCGACATGGAAGATGGCATATGATGGTATACATAAGGGAATGCAGGCGTTGCATGAGCAGGGGATACAGGAAGCAATTGTGACAGCGATTCAAGATGTGGAACAGCGTGAGGAATTTGTATCTGTAGGGAAAGGCGGACTTCCCAACATTGAGGGGCATGTACAGCTTGATGCAGCCTATATGGATGGTAGTACCTTGAATTTTGGCGGTGTGATCGAGGTAGAAAACATATCCTCTGCGATTGAAGTAGCAGCATCACTCTGCGGTAAGCACTGTAACTGTCTATTGGCAGGAAGTGGCGCGGAGGCATATGCACAAACAAATGGCTTTGCATTTGCGAATAATCTGACGAAGGCTTCAAAGAAACGATATGAAAAGGCGAAGAAGGATGTAGATTTAAAAGCATACGATGGACATGATACTGTTTGTGTACTTGCCGGAAAAGGGAATGACATGGCAGCGGGTGTATCGACAAGCGGCTTATTTTTGAAGCATGCGGGCAGAGTAGGAGACAGTCCAATCATCGGTTCTGGATTTTACAGTGACGCGATGGCAGGAAGTGCTGCGGCTACCGGACTTGGAGAGGATATCATGCGTGGCTGCCTGTCCATTCGGGTTGTTGACCAGATGCGTTGCGGTGTGGCAGTCCAGGATGCTTTGATTCAGGTTTTGGATGCACATATGCAGCGTATGAAGCAAGCGGGAAATCACTGTGATGCCATTTCTATGATCGCAATGGACGTACATGGAAATTGTGCCGCTGTCACAAATTTGAAGGAATTTCCTTACGTTGTGGCACAGGATGGCAAGGTAACGCTGATGGTTGCGGCTTATGAAGATGGAATACATCGCTGTTTCCCTGCAGACGCTGCATGGCTGAAGCAATATCAGGGTGATTAG
- a CDS encoding glyoxalase yields the protein MVPVLDHIHITVSNLKRSETFYDKLLPLLGFDLRYKEYDCVNAHEYEIIEYHHAQFSLGLISPRRCFERESINRRKPGAMHHIAFHVENRHTVDQLYEQFVQQDMQIVHAPRLYPEYCEDYYAFFFKDSEGIELEITSYERKKYFP from the coding sequence ATGGTGCCGGTTCTGGATCATATTCATATCACTGTTAGTAACTTGAAACGATCGGAAACATTTTATGATAAGCTTCTGCCATTATTGGGGTTTGATCTGCGTTATAAGGAGTACGATTGTGTAAACGCTCATGAATATGAAATCATAGAATACCATCATGCGCAGTTTTCACTGGGACTCATCAGTCCGCGGAGATGTTTCGAGCGGGAATCTATCAATAGAAGGAAGCCCGGTGCTATGCATCATATTGCATTTCATGTTGAGAATAGACATACAGTCGATCAACTGTATGAACAATTCGTTCAGCAGGATATGCAGATTGTTCACGCTCCGAGGCTTTATCCGGAATATTGTGAAGATTATTACGCGTTTTTTTTCAAGGACAGCGAGGGTATTGAACTGGAAATTACTAGTTATGAAAGAAAAAAGTATTTTCCCTAA
- a CDS encoding nitroreductase family protein — MLEELWTRQSIRRYEDKAVEDEKLEELLRAAMHAPTARNTQSWRFIIIRNRKALDEMTKLQPYTGMMKTAPCAILVMGDRNATDLEEYLYCDCSAAIENILIEARHQGLSTCWCAVGPKKERIDNFRRYYRLEEHLLPVAVVAVGYGCEAKEIIDRFDPKKITYFD, encoded by the coding sequence ATGCTGGAAGAATTATGGACAAGACAAAGTATACGGCGGTATGAAGACAAGGCGGTAGAGGATGAAAAACTGGAGGAGCTGCTGCGTGCAGCCATGCATGCACCGACCGCAAGAAATACACAGAGCTGGCGCTTTATAATCATACGCAATCGAAAGGCACTGGATGAAATGACGAAGCTGCAGCCTTATACCGGAATGATGAAAACGGCTCCCTGTGCTATACTCGTGATGGGTGATCGTAATGCTACAGATTTGGAAGAATATCTGTACTGTGATTGCAGTGCTGCGATTGAAAACATATTGATAGAGGCACGGCATCAGGGCTTATCCACCTGCTGGTGTGCAGTCGGCCCCAAAAAGGAGCGCATTGATAATTTTCGCCGATATTATAGGCTGGAGGAACACCTGTTACCGGTGGCTGTTGTCGCTGTCGGCTATGGCTGTGAAGCAAAAGAAATTATAGACCGCTTTGATCCAAAGAAAATCACGTATTTCGACTGA